In the Lates calcarifer isolate ASB-BC8 linkage group LG24, TLL_Latcal_v3, whole genome shotgun sequence genome, one interval contains:
- the acbd5a gene encoding acyl-CoA-binding domain-containing protein 5A, whose protein sequence is MEVESVKVEDERRLTQLRFEAAVKVIKSLPPDGPFQPSNDMMLKFYSYYKQATVGACNIPRPGFWDAVGKAKWDAWDSLGNMSKEEAMTAYVDEMKLILEGMPMTDEVEELLRVLGPFYELVDEKKKITQISDLSTGFGTMLNSVQSKSVAKSIVRTMEMNGTLEIRPTRLKSKEVKKQAEEETQEEDEEDDEEEEEEEEEEEETIRKDKKSTASQPKKKGSARRPKVPLSNGKLANGVTHLTNGSHSKVALNGDDSKEGSVSELLLNGHHTDPSANMSGPNHLASDSDSEVYCDSVDQFGQEESPEHNHSLGDLEEEENHVLQTLEATQEIQEDIQGPLKVIRCGGEDGETSGTMSQRQRLNTDMPDSSLVRRGQGSRSPGRSSGAPVPMHSGGDGDGGHWGGTGTPGGSLNEQIVVALARLQEDMQSVLERLHTLEALTASQARSMALSPTYPSPPVNKKSQKPSWWPFDISPTSLAFAVIWPFVVQWLIRLYLQRRRRRIN, encoded by the exons ATGGAGGTGGAGAGTGTCAAAGTGGAGGATGAGAGGCGTTTGACCCAGCTGAGGTTTGAGGCCGCCGTGAAAGTGATCAAGAGCTTACCCCCGGATG GTCCCTTTCAGCCATCCAATGACATGATGCTCAAGTTCTACAGTTATTATAAACAAGCAACGGTGGGAGCGTGCAATATACCACGACCTGGCTTCTGGGATGCAGTTGGTAAAGCAAAATG GGATGCATGGGATTCTCTTGGAAATATGTCAAAAGAAGAAGCAATGACCGCCTAtgttgatgaaatgaaattg ATCCTGGAGGGCATGCCCATGACGGACGAGGTGGAGGAGCTCTTGCGCGTCCTTGGTCCGTTCTATGAGCTGGTTGACGAGAAGAAAAAGATCACGCAGATTTCAGACCTGAGCACAG GGTTTGGCACGATGTTGAACTCAGTGCAATCGAAGAGTGTCGCAAAAAGCATTGTCAGAACCATGGAAATGAATGGCACTCTGGAGATTCGGCCCACCAGGCTTAAGTCAAAGGAAGTGAAGAAACAGGCGGAGGAAGAAACacaagaggaagatgaggaagatgacgaggaggaggaggaggaggaagaagaggaggaagaaacgATCAGAAAAG ACAAGAAATCAACAGCTTCTCAGCCAAAGAAGAAGGGTTCAGCCAGGAGACCCAAAGTGCCCCTATCAAATGGTAAATTGGCAAACGGAGTCACCCATCTGACCAACGGGAGTCACTCCAAAGTTGCACTGAACGGTGACGACTCCAAAGAGGGTTCAGTCAGCGAACTCCTGCTCAACGGCCACCACACCG ATCCCAGTGCCAACATGTCTGGTCCCAATCACCTGGCCAGTGACTCAGACAGTGAAGTCTACTGTGATTCTGTAGACCAGTTTGGCCAGGAAGAG AGCCCAGAGCATAACCACTCTCTGGGTGAcctggaagaagaggagaacCATGTGCTGCAGACTCTAGAGGCAACACAGGAGATTCAGGAGGACATTCAAGGTCCACTCAAAGTCATCAGGTGcggaggagaggatggagagaccAGTGGGACAATGTCGCAGAGACAGAGGCTGAATACAGACATGCCAGACAGCTCCTTGGTCAGAAGAGGACAAG gcTCCAGGTCCCCAGGCCGCAGCTCTGGTGCTCCAGTACCCATGCACAGCGGCGGAGACGGGGACGGGGGCCACTGGGGAGGAACAGGAACACCCGGAGGGAGTCTCAATGAGCAGATTGTTGTGGCATTGGCCAGACTGCAGGAGGACATGCAGAGCGTCCTGGAGAGACTGCACACCCTGGAGGCTCTAACTGCTAGTCAG GCAAGATCAATGGCTCTGTCTCCAACTTATCCATCACCCCCAGTGAATAAGAAGAGTCAG AAGCCATCCTGGTGGCCTTTTGACATTTCTCCAACCAGTTTGGCCTTCGCTGTGATATGGCCATTTGTGGTACAGTGGCTTATCCGTCTAtacctgcagaggaggagaag ACGAATCAACTGA
- the mastl gene encoding serine/threonine-protein kinase greatwall isoform X2 produces MDAEEKHDSSTHEKTSETPKPPSIEDFVVLKPISRGAFGKVYLARKKCNARLYAIKVMKKADMVDKNMTGQMKAERDALALSKSPFVVHLFYSLQTATKIYLVMEYLIGGDVKSLLHIYGYFDQDMAVKYISEVALALDYLHRHGIIHRDLKPDNMLISDEGHIKLTDFGLSKVKLDRELSLMDILNTPSLAKPKKDYFRTPGQVLSLISSLGFNTPTGEGKRHCSASAVSSPMSCGKIKPKNNSLGSPLMKIKDHLSSPAHYPWKLGPSNSVFSPHNLAKNLTPTLLKTRKRFETMSAGSTTDTEGGISPLWECEEKENEHRVKGHSEYKGPEQDFVPTKLDTFGLSTEASSNLAKTSNPDQLTEKRPHTNKLEPVPTAQRDICLPVTGHSQTAIISSVKRTFSDVERSPEPLEIQAKKSNADYRRCYEIPEETARFHTGLTGTFSTIQIGDFLASTEGNGLTGDRVPKRSSPIAVAKTLFCELEEPAEDTFEDGAKDLSHSSFTSPLAGNSDICRSLSLDSDGSMHETSLTIESSSSLKPSRCSRNRNSASSEEQEENKDSFITESLPQTPSAVSTETPKLGNFGRRGESQCSFLSRLPDLACGVAQSPSFLKPRNVVAFRSYCSSINRSNMSRLSIGSVEAMDMSTTTSYHSASGTATPVQKRSSSNSSVYQTPQPMSTSHTPFRTPKSVRRGALPVEGAPILGTPDYLAPELLLGKPHDCMVDWWALGVCLFEFLTGVPPFNDETPQLVFQNILNRDIPWPEGEEELSENSRNAIEILLTMDTTKRAGLKELKCHPLFEGLDWDNLQNQPMPFIPQPEDETDTSYFEARNNAQHIAVSGFSL; encoded by the exons ATGGACGCAGAAGAAAAGCACGACTCCAGCACACACGAGAAAACGTCGGAAACTCCTAAACCGCCCTCAATCGAGGATTTCGTCGTTTTGAAGCCCATCAGCCGCGGTGCCTTTGGCAAAGTCTACCTTGCACGGAAGAAGTGCAATGCGCGATTATACGCCATTAAA gtgATGAAGAAAGCCGACATGGTTGATAAAAATATGACGGGGCAAATGAAGGCAGAAAGAGACGCGCTCGCTCTGAGCAAAAGTCCCTTCGTGGTTCACCTGTTTTACTCCCTTCAGACAGCGACCAAGATCTACCTG GTAATGGAATACCTCATTGGAGGAGATGTCAAATCTCTGCTTCACATCTATGGATATTTCGACCAGGATATGGCtgttaaatacatttcagaGGTAGCTCTGGCTTTAGACTACCTTCACCGTCATGGTATAATCCACAG GGACTTGAAACCAGACAACATGCTGATATCTGATGAAGGTCACATCAAGCTAACAGACTTTGGCCTTTCCAAAGTCAAGCTTGACAGAG AGCTGAGTCTTATGGATATCCTAAACACTCCATCCTTGGCTAAACCAAAAAAAGATTATTTCCGCACGCCGGGTCAAGTCCTCTCCTTAATCAGCTCCCTTGGATTT AATACACCTACAGGAGAAGGCAAGCGTCACTGCAGTGCATCTGCTGTGTCCAGCCCCATGTCCTGTGGCAAAATAAAACCGAAGAATAACTCTCTTGGTTCTCCCCTGATGAAGATAAAAGATCACCTGTCTTCTCCGGCTCACTACCCTTGGAAACTGG GACCCAGCAACAGTGTGTTTAGTCCTCACAACCTGGCTAAAAACTTGACTCCCACACTGCTGAAGACCAGGAAGAGGTTTGAGACGATGAGTGCAGGCAGCACCACAGACACTGAGGGTGGTATCAGTCCACTGTGGGAGTGTGAAGAG aaagaaaatgaacataGGGTGAAAGGGCACTCTGAATATAAAGGGCCTGAACAGGATTTTGTGCCCACAAAACTGGACACCTTCGGCCTCTCCACTGAGGCCAGCAGCAATCTGGCCAAAACGTCAAATCCAGACCAACTTACAGAAAAAAGGCCTCATACCAACAAATTGGAGCCTGTTCCCACAGCTCAGAGGGATATTTGTCTGCCAGTGACAGGTCACAGTCAAACTGCTATCATCTCATCTGTGAAGAGAACATTTTCAGATGTAGAGAGAAGTCCAGAGCCATTAGAGATCCAAGCCAAGAAGAGTAACGCAGACTACAGGAGATGCTATGAGATTCCAGAGGAGACTGCAAGGTTTCACACTGGTCTAACTGGAACATTCTCCACCATCCAAATAGGTGACTTTTTGGCCTCCACTGAGGGGAATGGGTTAACTGGAGACAGAGTCCCAAAGCGCTCTAGCCCCATTGCTGTGGCCAAAACTCTGTTTTGCGAACTGGAGGAGCCAGCAGAGGACACGTTTGAAGATGGAGCCAAAGACTTGTCGCATTCAAGTTTCACATCACCACTTGCTGGGAACAGTGACATCTGCAGGAGCTTGAGCCTGGACTCCGATGGGTCTATGCACGAAACGTCTCTCACTATAGAGAGCAGTTCATCTCTCAAACCAAGCAGGTGTTCCAGAAATAGGAACTCAGCATCATCTGAGGAgcaagaggaaaataaagacTCATTCATCACTGAATCACTACCACAAACTCCTTCTGCTGTTTCTACTGAAACTCCCAAACTTGGTAATTTTGGCCGGAGAGGTGAATCTCAGTGTTCCTTTCTCAGCCGACTCCCTGATCTGGCCTGCGGTGTGGCGCAGTCCCCTTCATTCCTCAAGCCCCGGAACGTTGTAGCTTTCCGTAGCTATTGTAGTTCCATTAACCGCTCCAACATGTCTCGACTTAGCATTGGGTCTGTGGAGGCTATGGACATGTCCACAACAACATCTTATCACTCTGCATCTGGCACTGCAACACCAGTGCAGAAGAGATCCAGCTCCAACAGCTCTGTCTATCAG aCTCCTCAGCCCATGTCGACCTCCCACACCCCTTTCAGGACTCCAAAGAGTGTCCGGAGGGGGGCGTTGCCTGTTGAGGGTGCACCCATTTTGGGAACCCCTGACTATTTGGCTCCAGAGCTTCTTTTGGGTAAACCACATG ACTGCATGGTGGATTGGTGGGCGCTAGGAGTGTGTCTTTTCGAGTTCCTCACAGGTGTACCGCCTTTTAATGATGAGACACCTCAGCTGGTCTTCCAGAACATTCTCAACAGAG ATATCCCGTGgcctgagggagaggaggagctgtctGAAAATTCAAGAAATGCCATTGAAATACTGCTAACAATGGACACGACAAAGCGGGCTGGTCTCAAAG AACTCAAGTGCCACCCCCTGTTTGAGGGCTTGGACTGGGACAACCTGCAGAACCAGCCAATGCCTTTCATACCTCAGCCGGAGGACGAGACTGACACCTCGTACTTTGAGGCAAGAAACAATGCTCAGCACATTGCCGTGTCTGGCTTCAGTTTATAG
- the mastl gene encoding serine/threonine-protein kinase greatwall isoform X1, producing MDAEEKHDSSTHEKTSETPKPPSIEDFVVLKPISRGAFGKVYLARKKCNARLYAIKVMKKADMVDKNMTGQMKAERDALALSKSPFVVHLFYSLQTATKIYLVMEYLIGGDVKSLLHIYGYFDQDMAVKYISEVALALDYLHRHGIIHRDLKPDNMLISDEGHIKLTDFGLSKVKLDRELSLMDILNTPSLAKPKKDYFRTPGQVLSLISSLGFNTPTGEGKRHCSASAVSSPMSCGKIKPKNNSLGSPLMKIKDHLSSPAHYPWKLGPSNSVFSPHNLAKNLTPTLLKTRKRFETMSAGSTTDTEGGISPLWECEEKENEHRVKGHSEYKGPEQDFVPTKLDTFGLSTEASSNLAKTSNPDQLTEKRPHTNKLEPVPTAQRDICLPVTGHSQTAIISSVKRTFSDVERSPEPLEIQAKKSNADYRRCYEIPEETARFHTGLTGTFSTIQIGDFLASTEGNGLTGDRVPKRSSPIAVAKTLFCELEEPAEDTFEDGAKDLSHSSFTSPLAGNSDICRSLSLDSDGSMHETSLTIESSSSLKPSRCSRNRNSASSEEQEENKDSFITESLPQTPSAVSTETPKLGNFGRRGESQCSFLSRLPDLACGVAQSPSFLKPRNVVAFRSYCSSINRSNMSRLSIGSVEAMDMSTTTSYHSASGTATPVQKRSSSNSSVYQTPQPMSTSHTPFRTPKSVRRGALPVEGAPILGTPDYLAPELLLGKPHVSGSGQCDCMVDWWALGVCLFEFLTGVPPFNDETPQLVFQNILNRDIPWPEGEEELSENSRNAIEILLTMDTTKRAGLKELKCHPLFEGLDWDNLQNQPMPFIPQPEDETDTSYFEARNNAQHIAVSGFSL from the exons ATGGACGCAGAAGAAAAGCACGACTCCAGCACACACGAGAAAACGTCGGAAACTCCTAAACCGCCCTCAATCGAGGATTTCGTCGTTTTGAAGCCCATCAGCCGCGGTGCCTTTGGCAAAGTCTACCTTGCACGGAAGAAGTGCAATGCGCGATTATACGCCATTAAA gtgATGAAGAAAGCCGACATGGTTGATAAAAATATGACGGGGCAAATGAAGGCAGAAAGAGACGCGCTCGCTCTGAGCAAAAGTCCCTTCGTGGTTCACCTGTTTTACTCCCTTCAGACAGCGACCAAGATCTACCTG GTAATGGAATACCTCATTGGAGGAGATGTCAAATCTCTGCTTCACATCTATGGATATTTCGACCAGGATATGGCtgttaaatacatttcagaGGTAGCTCTGGCTTTAGACTACCTTCACCGTCATGGTATAATCCACAG GGACTTGAAACCAGACAACATGCTGATATCTGATGAAGGTCACATCAAGCTAACAGACTTTGGCCTTTCCAAAGTCAAGCTTGACAGAG AGCTGAGTCTTATGGATATCCTAAACACTCCATCCTTGGCTAAACCAAAAAAAGATTATTTCCGCACGCCGGGTCAAGTCCTCTCCTTAATCAGCTCCCTTGGATTT AATACACCTACAGGAGAAGGCAAGCGTCACTGCAGTGCATCTGCTGTGTCCAGCCCCATGTCCTGTGGCAAAATAAAACCGAAGAATAACTCTCTTGGTTCTCCCCTGATGAAGATAAAAGATCACCTGTCTTCTCCGGCTCACTACCCTTGGAAACTGG GACCCAGCAACAGTGTGTTTAGTCCTCACAACCTGGCTAAAAACTTGACTCCCACACTGCTGAAGACCAGGAAGAGGTTTGAGACGATGAGTGCAGGCAGCACCACAGACACTGAGGGTGGTATCAGTCCACTGTGGGAGTGTGAAGAG aaagaaaatgaacataGGGTGAAAGGGCACTCTGAATATAAAGGGCCTGAACAGGATTTTGTGCCCACAAAACTGGACACCTTCGGCCTCTCCACTGAGGCCAGCAGCAATCTGGCCAAAACGTCAAATCCAGACCAACTTACAGAAAAAAGGCCTCATACCAACAAATTGGAGCCTGTTCCCACAGCTCAGAGGGATATTTGTCTGCCAGTGACAGGTCACAGTCAAACTGCTATCATCTCATCTGTGAAGAGAACATTTTCAGATGTAGAGAGAAGTCCAGAGCCATTAGAGATCCAAGCCAAGAAGAGTAACGCAGACTACAGGAGATGCTATGAGATTCCAGAGGAGACTGCAAGGTTTCACACTGGTCTAACTGGAACATTCTCCACCATCCAAATAGGTGACTTTTTGGCCTCCACTGAGGGGAATGGGTTAACTGGAGACAGAGTCCCAAAGCGCTCTAGCCCCATTGCTGTGGCCAAAACTCTGTTTTGCGAACTGGAGGAGCCAGCAGAGGACACGTTTGAAGATGGAGCCAAAGACTTGTCGCATTCAAGTTTCACATCACCACTTGCTGGGAACAGTGACATCTGCAGGAGCTTGAGCCTGGACTCCGATGGGTCTATGCACGAAACGTCTCTCACTATAGAGAGCAGTTCATCTCTCAAACCAAGCAGGTGTTCCAGAAATAGGAACTCAGCATCATCTGAGGAgcaagaggaaaataaagacTCATTCATCACTGAATCACTACCACAAACTCCTTCTGCTGTTTCTACTGAAACTCCCAAACTTGGTAATTTTGGCCGGAGAGGTGAATCTCAGTGTTCCTTTCTCAGCCGACTCCCTGATCTGGCCTGCGGTGTGGCGCAGTCCCCTTCATTCCTCAAGCCCCGGAACGTTGTAGCTTTCCGTAGCTATTGTAGTTCCATTAACCGCTCCAACATGTCTCGACTTAGCATTGGGTCTGTGGAGGCTATGGACATGTCCACAACAACATCTTATCACTCTGCATCTGGCACTGCAACACCAGTGCAGAAGAGATCCAGCTCCAACAGCTCTGTCTATCAG aCTCCTCAGCCCATGTCGACCTCCCACACCCCTTTCAGGACTCCAAAGAGTGTCCGGAGGGGGGCGTTGCCTGTTGAGGGTGCACCCATTTTGGGAACCCCTGACTATTTGGCTCCAGAGCTTCTTTTGGGTAAACCACATG TTTCAGGAAGTGGTCAGTGTG ACTGCATGGTGGATTGGTGGGCGCTAGGAGTGTGTCTTTTCGAGTTCCTCACAGGTGTACCGCCTTTTAATGATGAGACACCTCAGCTGGTCTTCCAGAACATTCTCAACAGAG ATATCCCGTGgcctgagggagaggaggagctgtctGAAAATTCAAGAAATGCCATTGAAATACTGCTAACAATGGACACGACAAAGCGGGCTGGTCTCAAAG AACTCAAGTGCCACCCCCTGTTTGAGGGCTTGGACTGGGACAACCTGCAGAACCAGCCAATGCCTTTCATACCTCAGCCGGAGGACGAGACTGACACCTCGTACTTTGAGGCAAGAAACAATGCTCAGCACATTGCCGTGTCTGGCTTCAGTTTATAG
- the LOC108900031 gene encoding ATP-dependent zinc metalloprotease YME1L1 isoform X2: MFSLSTSFQPQQMIVPLSQLINALHSLKNSATASVQTLHKDFIPEHSSYLKEPTVTLRDLGLSEIRVSQLDELVSRLLPSPGPETPPAVPSTWKTSHVSADSFFHNKHGFSHRRLGVFGSPIFHRQYHSPLKEVSSQLQFLPVWVQSRGFKTLRSKTRRVESGYDGPVESESYTPAFMKGLLLREKGPEVQSLDQVIKQRNLPENQQEAFKTGFTEGFMRSQAYTQRTQDSLRRTRLILLVLLLVGIYGLSRTPFLSVRFRTTSGLDSAVDPVQMKNVTFEHVKGVEEAKSELQDVVEFLKNPQKFTVLGGKLPKGILLVGPPGTGKTLLARAVAGEADVPFYYASGSEFDEMFVGVGAGRIRNLFKEAKANAPCVIFIDELDSVGGKRIESPMHPYSRQTINQLLAEMDGFKPNEGVIVIGATNFAEALDNALVRPGRFDMQVTVPRPDVKGRTEILNWYLTKIKVDSAVDAEIIARGTVGFSGAELENLVNQAALKAAVDGKEMVTMKDLEFAKDKILMGPERRSVEIDKKNKTITAYHESGHAIVAYYTKDAMPINKATIMPRGPTLGHVSMLPENDRWSETRAQLLAQMDVSMGGRVAEELIFGDDYITTGASSDFDGATRIAKMMVTRFGMSDKLGVMTYGDVTKQSPETQAAIEQEVRILLKDSYERAKSILKTYSKEHKKLADALLTYETLDAKEIQMVLEGKSLDH, translated from the exons ATGTTTTCCCTGTCGACGTCgtttcagccacagcag ATGATAGTGCCCCTAAGCCAGCTCATCAATGCCCTCCACTCACTGAAGAACTCAGCCACCGCTTCAGTCCAGACCCTGCATAAAGACTTCATCCCAGAGCACAGTTCATATCTCAAAGAG CCCACTGTGACTCTGAGGGACCTTGGCCTGTCAGAGATCAGGGTAAGTCAGCTCGATGAGCTGGTCAGCAGGTTACTGCCTTCTCCAGGACCCGAAACCCCTCCTGCTGTTCCCTCGACATGGAAGACCAGTCACGTTTCTGCAGACAGCTTCTTTCACAACAAGCATG GGTTTTCACACAGAAGGCTGGGGGTTTTTGGCTCCCCAATATTCCACAGACAGTACCACAGTCCTCTAAAAGAAGTCTCCTCACAGCTACAGTTTCTGCCTG TATGGGTCCAGAGTCGGGGTTTCAAGACACTAAGATCAAAAACCAGACGAGTGGAGTCTGGTTATGATGGACCAGTGGAGTCTGAGTCCTACACACCAGCCTTTATGAAG GGGTTGCTCCTGAGGGAAAAGGGACCAGAGGTGCAGTCGCTGGACCAAGTGATAAAACAAAGGAACCTTCCAGAAAACCAGCAGGAGGCTTTCAAGACTGGTTTCACTGAGGGGTTCATGAGGTCCCAGGCCTATACTCAGAGAACACAAG ACTCGCTGAGGAGAACCAGGTTGATCCTGTTGGTCCTCCTACTTGTTGGTATTTATGGCCTGTCAAGAACCCCATTTCTCTCCG TAAGGTTCCGCACCACATCTGGCCTTGACTCAGCAGTCGACCCCGTCCAGATGAAGAATGTGACATTTGAGCATGTCAAAGGAGTGGAGGAGGCGAAGAGTGAATTGCAAGATGTTGTCGAGTTTCTCAAGAACCCACAGAAGTTCACTGTTCTGGGTGGAAAGCTGCCTAAAG ggATCCTCCTTGTTGGTCCACCTGGCACTGGAAAGACCCTGTTAGCACGAGCCGTGGCTGGGGAGGCTGATGTTCCCTTCTACTACGCATCCGGATCAGAGTTTGATGAGATGTTTGTGGGTGTTGGAGCAGGCCGCATCAGGAACCTTTTCA AGGAGGCAAAAGCTAATGCTCCCTGTGTCATCTTCATTGATGAGTTGGACAGTGTTGGAGGGAAGAGGATTGAGTCTCCTATGCATCCGTACTCCAGACAAACCattaaccagctgctggctgaaATGGATGG gTTTAAACCAAATGAAGGAGTCATCGTTATTGGTGCTACAAACTTTGCTGAGGCTCTGGATAA TGCTCTGGTCAGGCCAGGGAGGTTTGACATGCAGGTGACGGTACCTCGCCCAGATGTGAAAGGACGCACTGAAATTCTCAACTGGTACCTCACCAAGATTAAAGTGGACTCTG CCGTGGATGCAGAGATTATTGCTCGGGGCACAGTTGGATTCTCTGGTGCAGAGCTCGAGAACCTGGTCAACCAGGCAGCCCTGAAGGCGGCCGTGGACGGGAAAGAGATGGTTACAATGAAGGACCTGGAATTTGCTAAGGACAAGATCCTCATGG GCCCTGAGAGGAGGAGTGTTGAAATTGACAAAAAGAATAAGACCATCACTGCCTACCATGAGTCTGGCCATGCCATCGTTGCCTATTACACCAAAGATGCAATGCCCATTAATAAGGCCACTATCATGCCTAGAGGACCAACTCTTGGCCAT GTTTCCATGCTCCCAGAGAATGACCGCTGGAGTGAAACAAGAGCCCAGCTGCTGGCGCAGATGGATGTCAGTATGGGTGGTCGAGTAGCAGAGGAGCTCATCTTTGGAGATGACTACATCACCACTG GAGCCTCCAGTGACTTTGATGGTGCAACCAGAATAGCAAAAATGATGGTGACCAGGTTCGGCATGAGTGACAAg CTCGGTGTCATGACCTATGGTGACGTAACCAAGCAGAGCCCAGAGACACAAGCTGCCATCGAACAAGAAGTCAGGATTTTGCTCAAG GATTCATATGAACGTGCTAAAAGCATCCTGAAGACTTACAGCAAGGAGCACAAGAAGCTAGCTGATGCCCTGCTAACATATGAAACTCTGGATGCCAAAGAGATCCAGATGGTGCTGGAGGGCAAATCACTGGACCACTAG
- the LOC108900031 gene encoding ATP-dependent zinc metalloprotease YME1L1 isoform X1 produces MFSLSTSFQPQQMIVPLSQLINALHSLKNSATASVQTLHKDFIPEHSSYLKEPTVTLRDLGLSEIRVSQLDELVSRLLPSPGPETPPAVPSTWKTSHVSADSFFHNKHGFSHRRLGVFGSPIFHRQYHSPLKEVSSQLQFLPVWVQSRGFKTLRSKTRRVESGYDGPVESESYTPAFMKGLLLREKGPEVQSLDQVIKQRNLPENQQEAFKTGFTEGFMRSQAYTQRTQDSLRRTRLILLVLLLVGIYGLSRTPFLSGKGSFSDAVRFRTTSGLDSAVDPVQMKNVTFEHVKGVEEAKSELQDVVEFLKNPQKFTVLGGKLPKGILLVGPPGTGKTLLARAVAGEADVPFYYASGSEFDEMFVGVGAGRIRNLFKEAKANAPCVIFIDELDSVGGKRIESPMHPYSRQTINQLLAEMDGFKPNEGVIVIGATNFAEALDNALVRPGRFDMQVTVPRPDVKGRTEILNWYLTKIKVDSAVDAEIIARGTVGFSGAELENLVNQAALKAAVDGKEMVTMKDLEFAKDKILMGPERRSVEIDKKNKTITAYHESGHAIVAYYTKDAMPINKATIMPRGPTLGHVSMLPENDRWSETRAQLLAQMDVSMGGRVAEELIFGDDYITTGASSDFDGATRIAKMMVTRFGMSDKLGVMTYGDVTKQSPETQAAIEQEVRILLKDSYERAKSILKTYSKEHKKLADALLTYETLDAKEIQMVLEGKSLDH; encoded by the exons ATGTTTTCCCTGTCGACGTCgtttcagccacagcag ATGATAGTGCCCCTAAGCCAGCTCATCAATGCCCTCCACTCACTGAAGAACTCAGCCACCGCTTCAGTCCAGACCCTGCATAAAGACTTCATCCCAGAGCACAGTTCATATCTCAAAGAG CCCACTGTGACTCTGAGGGACCTTGGCCTGTCAGAGATCAGGGTAAGTCAGCTCGATGAGCTGGTCAGCAGGTTACTGCCTTCTCCAGGACCCGAAACCCCTCCTGCTGTTCCCTCGACATGGAAGACCAGTCACGTTTCTGCAGACAGCTTCTTTCACAACAAGCATG GGTTTTCACACAGAAGGCTGGGGGTTTTTGGCTCCCCAATATTCCACAGACAGTACCACAGTCCTCTAAAAGAAGTCTCCTCACAGCTACAGTTTCTGCCTG TATGGGTCCAGAGTCGGGGTTTCAAGACACTAAGATCAAAAACCAGACGAGTGGAGTCTGGTTATGATGGACCAGTGGAGTCTGAGTCCTACACACCAGCCTTTATGAAG GGGTTGCTCCTGAGGGAAAAGGGACCAGAGGTGCAGTCGCTGGACCAAGTGATAAAACAAAGGAACCTTCCAGAAAACCAGCAGGAGGCTTTCAAGACTGGTTTCACTGAGGGGTTCATGAGGTCCCAGGCCTATACTCAGAGAACACAAG ACTCGCTGAGGAGAACCAGGTTGATCCTGTTGGTCCTCCTACTTGTTGGTATTTATGGCCTGTCAAGAACCCCATTTCTCTCCGGTAAAGGCTCCTTTTCTGATGctg TAAGGTTCCGCACCACATCTGGCCTTGACTCAGCAGTCGACCCCGTCCAGATGAAGAATGTGACATTTGAGCATGTCAAAGGAGTGGAGGAGGCGAAGAGTGAATTGCAAGATGTTGTCGAGTTTCTCAAGAACCCACAGAAGTTCACTGTTCTGGGTGGAAAGCTGCCTAAAG ggATCCTCCTTGTTGGTCCACCTGGCACTGGAAAGACCCTGTTAGCACGAGCCGTGGCTGGGGAGGCTGATGTTCCCTTCTACTACGCATCCGGATCAGAGTTTGATGAGATGTTTGTGGGTGTTGGAGCAGGCCGCATCAGGAACCTTTTCA AGGAGGCAAAAGCTAATGCTCCCTGTGTCATCTTCATTGATGAGTTGGACAGTGTTGGAGGGAAGAGGATTGAGTCTCCTATGCATCCGTACTCCAGACAAACCattaaccagctgctggctgaaATGGATGG gTTTAAACCAAATGAAGGAGTCATCGTTATTGGTGCTACAAACTTTGCTGAGGCTCTGGATAA TGCTCTGGTCAGGCCAGGGAGGTTTGACATGCAGGTGACGGTACCTCGCCCAGATGTGAAAGGACGCACTGAAATTCTCAACTGGTACCTCACCAAGATTAAAGTGGACTCTG CCGTGGATGCAGAGATTATTGCTCGGGGCACAGTTGGATTCTCTGGTGCAGAGCTCGAGAACCTGGTCAACCAGGCAGCCCTGAAGGCGGCCGTGGACGGGAAAGAGATGGTTACAATGAAGGACCTGGAATTTGCTAAGGACAAGATCCTCATGG GCCCTGAGAGGAGGAGTGTTGAAATTGACAAAAAGAATAAGACCATCACTGCCTACCATGAGTCTGGCCATGCCATCGTTGCCTATTACACCAAAGATGCAATGCCCATTAATAAGGCCACTATCATGCCTAGAGGACCAACTCTTGGCCAT GTTTCCATGCTCCCAGAGAATGACCGCTGGAGTGAAACAAGAGCCCAGCTGCTGGCGCAGATGGATGTCAGTATGGGTGGTCGAGTAGCAGAGGAGCTCATCTTTGGAGATGACTACATCACCACTG GAGCCTCCAGTGACTTTGATGGTGCAACCAGAATAGCAAAAATGATGGTGACCAGGTTCGGCATGAGTGACAAg CTCGGTGTCATGACCTATGGTGACGTAACCAAGCAGAGCCCAGAGACACAAGCTGCCATCGAACAAGAAGTCAGGATTTTGCTCAAG GATTCATATGAACGTGCTAAAAGCATCCTGAAGACTTACAGCAAGGAGCACAAGAAGCTAGCTGATGCCCTGCTAACATATGAAACTCTGGATGCCAAAGAGATCCAGATGGTGCTGGAGGGCAAATCACTGGACCACTAG